The following are encoded in a window of Rubellicoccus peritrichatus genomic DNA:
- the rnhC gene encoding ribonuclease HIII, producing the protein MPKKRKKQEEVDEGPKKKTIYTIKLDDAQLDAVKAWCDKRMWNFYEVDYARFGFKGDGVNIVGYESGKLVVQGKKTEDWVTYVLEGEITHDPKLGYDDVLHPEWFETHAGLDESGKGDFFGPLTTACVIADRPMIEEWREAGLQDSKKITSDAAILKLDKMICNTKGVVVKRMCLGMAKYNELYHKFGGNLNRLLAWMHVKATEAALAERHVSWGMLDQFTKSPIVQNQLKVEGFELKMMTKAEADPVVAAASVAARAEYVRRMKQLSEKYGEPLLKGASAKVREQGKAIVKKFGDDALGDFAKLHFRTAYEVLGLPVPEKKEWKK; encoded by the coding sequence GTGCCCAAGAAGCGCAAAAAACAGGAAGAGGTCGATGAGGGCCCAAAAAAGAAAACCATCTACACGATCAAGCTGGACGATGCTCAACTTGATGCTGTCAAGGCATGGTGCGACAAGCGCATGTGGAACTTCTATGAAGTGGACTATGCACGTTTCGGTTTTAAGGGCGATGGTGTCAACATTGTCGGCTACGAGAGTGGCAAACTGGTTGTTCAAGGCAAGAAGACCGAGGATTGGGTGACGTATGTGCTGGAAGGTGAAATCACCCACGATCCCAAGCTGGGCTATGATGACGTACTGCATCCTGAATGGTTTGAAACACATGCCGGGCTTGATGAGAGTGGCAAGGGTGACTTTTTCGGCCCATTGACCACCGCCTGCGTTATTGCTGATCGCCCGATGATTGAGGAATGGCGTGAAGCAGGATTGCAGGATTCGAAGAAGATCACCAGCGATGCTGCCATTCTCAAGCTCGACAAGATGATCTGCAACACCAAGGGCGTGGTGGTGAAGCGGATGTGCTTGGGCATGGCCAAATACAACGAGCTTTATCATAAATTTGGAGGAAACCTGAATCGCCTTTTAGCCTGGATGCACGTAAAAGCGACTGAGGCAGCCTTGGCCGAGCGTCATGTTTCCTGGGGGATGCTGGACCAGTTTACAAAGAGCCCAATTGTCCAGAATCAGCTCAAAGTGGAAGGCTTTGAATTGAAAATGATGACCAAGGCGGAGGCGGACCCTGTCGTGGCTGCAGCTTCCGTCGCAGCCCGGGCCGAGTATGTTCGTCGGATGAAGCAACTGTCCGAAAAATATGGGGAGCCACTGCTTAAAGGAGCTTCGGCAAAAGTTCGCGAACAAGGCAAAGCCATCGTTAAAAAGTTTGGTGATGATGCCCTCGGCGATTTTGCCAAGCTTCACTTTCGGACGGCCTATGAAGTTCTCGGCCTGCCGGTTCCCGAAAAGAAGGAATGGAAGAAGTGA
- a CDS encoding rhomboid family intramembrane serine protease, giving the protein MVPKRIKMLYDRPYMRNVSGEKIVPWVYWIIGVTFAAFIIQQFVSVWGGQATLITNWFALGIEQIVSAKIWTLVTYALLHGGIFHLIFNLLIIFFVGRMLEPMMSQKRILHAYLLSVVVGGLVYLIVHLNGGTVVGASAGALGLLILYCSMQPDRPITLLLFFVIPVSLRPKWIAWIALGMDGLGFLFIELPAVFQRTPIGDSNVSYSAHLGGMLAGYLYYRFVLNAAPRPSRKKSNKVKIEAPDWMKRKPKTATPSRRFKINMTSRADLRREVDRILDKINSQGFGALTNEEKETLDKAKDILKS; this is encoded by the coding sequence ATGGTGCCGAAACGAATCAAGATGCTTTACGACCGTCCATATATGCGAAACGTCTCGGGCGAAAAAATCGTCCCGTGGGTTTACTGGATCATCGGAGTGACCTTCGCGGCCTTCATTATCCAGCAATTCGTCTCAGTCTGGGGTGGGCAGGCCACGTTGATAACAAACTGGTTCGCCCTCGGCATTGAACAAATCGTTTCTGCTAAAATCTGGACACTGGTCACCTATGCGCTCCTGCACGGTGGGATCTTTCATTTAATCTTCAATCTACTGATCATCTTTTTCGTAGGGCGCATGCTGGAGCCCATGATGAGCCAAAAGCGCATCCTGCATGCCTATCTGCTCTCAGTCGTTGTAGGAGGATTGGTCTACCTAATCGTCCATTTGAACGGTGGAACGGTGGTTGGTGCGTCCGCTGGAGCCCTTGGCCTGTTAATTCTTTATTGTTCCATGCAGCCCGATCGCCCGATCACACTGCTGCTCTTCTTTGTCATACCCGTTAGCCTTCGCCCCAAATGGATCGCATGGATTGCGCTGGGCATGGATGGACTGGGCTTTCTGTTTATCGAGCTTCCTGCAGTTTTCCAGAGAACTCCTATTGGTGATTCAAATGTAAGTTATTCCGCCCATCTTGGCGGTATGCTTGCAGGGTACCTTTACTACAGATTTGTCCTGAATGCGGCACCTCGACCAAGTCGAAAGAAAAGCAACAAGGTTAAGATTGAGGCACCGGATTGGATGAAACGTAAGCCCAAGACCGCAACCCCATCACGGCGCTTCAAAATCAATATGACATCACGGGCTGATTTACGGAGAGAAGTCGATCGCATCCTCGACAAGATAAACTCTCAGGGATTTGGGGCTCTGACAAATGAAGAAAAAGAGACTCTGGACAAGGCCAAAGACATTCTGAAAAGCTAG
- a CDS encoding NupC/NupG family nucleoside CNT transporter encodes MGTLLLEITRGLFGITVLIGFCWLLSEKRKAVDWRLVITGVVMQFILAALILKVPFVSSAIGLVSKFFVKVLAFSHDGAQFVFGPNLVDNSFGAVIAFQVLPSIIFFSALSAMLYHIGLLQIIVYGIAWIMKRTMRLSGAESLASAANIFVGQTEAPLIVRPYISGMTRSEIMCLMTGGMATIAGGVLVAYIAMLGGDSIEQREIFGKHLLTASLLSAPAAVLIAKILIPQTEAARDEMRINKETISTNIFEAATEGTTQGLKLAFNVGAVLLVFTALISMGNYVTEEWIGEWFGLNAWVTDLTAGEFKGFTLQFVFAMLFAPVAWLIGIDNQNLLLVGQLLGEKTVLNEFIAYASLGEMIQTKEITNANSIVIVTYALCGFANFASMGIQIGGIGTIAPDQRPTLAKLALRSLIGGTVACLMTGAIAGIFLV; translated from the coding sequence ATGGGGACCCTACTGCTTGAAATTACCCGTGGCCTTTTTGGAATCACTGTCCTGATTGGCTTTTGCTGGCTGCTGAGCGAAAAGCGGAAGGCCGTCGACTGGCGTTTGGTTATTACCGGGGTTGTCATGCAATTCATCCTGGCCGCACTCATCTTGAAAGTACCTTTTGTGAGTTCGGCCATTGGTTTGGTGTCCAAGTTTTTCGTCAAAGTCCTGGCCTTTTCACATGATGGAGCCCAATTCGTTTTTGGCCCCAATCTGGTCGATAACTCTTTTGGAGCGGTGATTGCCTTCCAAGTCCTGCCATCGATTATCTTTTTCTCGGCGCTCTCCGCCATGCTCTATCACATTGGTTTGCTCCAGATTATCGTTTATGGCATTGCCTGGATTATGAAGCGAACCATGCGTTTGTCCGGAGCTGAAAGTCTGGCCAGCGCGGCCAATATTTTCGTGGGTCAGACGGAAGCCCCGCTCATTGTTCGTCCTTATATTTCCGGCATGACGCGGTCCGAGATCATGTGCCTTATGACTGGCGGCATGGCGACTATTGCCGGCGGTGTGCTTGTCGCCTACATCGCAATGCTCGGCGGAGACAGCATTGAGCAGCGGGAAATCTTCGGAAAACACCTGTTGACTGCATCTTTGCTATCCGCTCCGGCTGCTGTCTTAATCGCAAAGATCCTCATTCCGCAAACCGAGGCGGCACGCGATGAAATGCGAATCAACAAAGAGACCATAAGCACCAACATCTTTGAAGCAGCAACTGAAGGCACCACTCAGGGTCTCAAACTCGCATTCAATGTCGGGGCTGTTCTCCTGGTTTTTACTGCGCTGATTTCCATGGGCAATTACGTTACAGAAGAGTGGATCGGAGAATGGTTTGGCCTCAATGCCTGGGTCACTGATCTGACAGCCGGAGAATTCAAAGGCTTCACACTACAGTTTGTATTCGCCATGCTTTTCGCACCGGTTGCCTGGTTGATCGGAATCGATAATCAGAATCTACTCCTGGTTGGGCAATTGCTTGGCGAAAAAACCGTCCTCAACGAATTCATCGCCTACGCAAGTCTTGGCGAGATGATTCAAACCAAGGAAATAACCAACGCCAACAGCATTGTCATTGTCACCTATGCCCTCTGTGGTTTTGCCAACTTTGCAAGTATGGGAATTCAGATTGGAGGCATCGGAACCATTGCCCCTGATCAACGCCCAACTCTTGCAAAGCTAGCCTTGCGCTCATTAATTGGCGGAACGGTTGCCTGCCTCATGACTGGAGCCATCGCTGGCATATTTCTGGTGTAA
- a CDS encoding ferredoxin: protein MAEIDDKWPENVVGKFYVDEQCIDCDLCRETAPDFFSRSDDGGYSFVHKQPVEQEDIDMCMEALEGCPVEAIGDDGD from the coding sequence ATGGCTGAAATAGATGACAAGTGGCCCGAGAATGTGGTAGGCAAGTTTTACGTCGATGAACAATGCATTGATTGTGACCTGTGCCGTGAGACAGCTCCTGACTTTTTTAGCCGGAGTGATGATGGGGGTTACTCGTTCGTCCACAAGCAACCTGTGGAGCAGGAAGACATTGATATGTGCATGGAAGCCTTGGAAGGTTGCCCTGTAGAGGCAATCGGAGATGATGGTGATTAA
- a CDS encoding methyl-accepting chemotaxis protein, with the protein MKGNRIIPVASSKGKAKAAKSAVHKKAKQPKNPEEQEGRHGLSRLMLRYFLVIALIPLVAVSVINFLTAKRTVLETEGKYLGTIAQRQVQEIHSYLEEMDDFAQLLSQSPAVVLTLQSLGGVNEQNLEKMLAMDEYQEVQRNVGPILQQFVNKFGFSQLYLVNPDGMVAYSVPFLALEHRNLEKKPNSATELGRVFKRTSAMMSSQASDYRIYPPTEQPSIFISSPVIHQGLYLGAVILSLDNEKLKEKLSGLEGLGENADIMLTSRVGDEILFLTDLRGNPNSAFSLTIPYEPAEGEELTPVQRSVRGQSGGALTKDFEGNEVIALWDYLPNLRIGLAVKVDKDEVFAPVNRLLRINIIVALITVLIVAIVAIMLSRSITHPINMLTQAANNLAEGDLRGEIPCRGRNEVGQLANATRTMSRNLKSLVGKVKVTGSEITKTAQFVSTNAQEQVNSAQQTGTSAIEVNTTAKQISTTSKELANTMTEVNDVTQEIALKAESDLDVLAAIQESMSKLDKANVSISGQLERIQKRANGITGIIVTMTKVADQTNLLSLNASIEARKAGQYGRGFSVVAAEIRRLADQAAASTLEIEGSVKDMLGAVQTGVGEVRGFSSQVSQSIEEITAISGRLTEVIQQVQGLPPRFDQILEGMHSQSEGAEQINQAMGQLSDSAQHTVSAVKETHRMLSSLRRSAEVLDAEISRFKT; encoded by the coding sequence ATGAAAGGCAATCGCATCATTCCAGTGGCGAGCTCCAAAGGTAAGGCCAAGGCGGCAAAAAGTGCCGTGCACAAAAAGGCCAAGCAACCAAAGAACCCGGAAGAGCAGGAAGGGCGGCATGGGCTATCGCGCTTGATGCTGCGTTACTTCCTCGTCATTGCACTGATCCCACTGGTCGCAGTGAGTGTCATCAACTTTCTAACCGCCAAAAGAACGGTCCTTGAAACGGAAGGCAAATACCTGGGCACGATTGCACAAAGGCAGGTTCAGGAAATCCATTCCTACCTGGAGGAAATGGACGACTTTGCCCAACTGCTCTCACAAAGCCCGGCCGTTGTCCTGACACTGCAAAGCCTGGGAGGCGTCAATGAGCAAAATCTGGAGAAGATGCTCGCAATGGACGAGTATCAGGAAGTGCAACGCAATGTAGGGCCGATTCTTCAGCAGTTTGTCAATAAATTCGGCTTCAGCCAACTCTACCTCGTTAATCCGGATGGAATGGTCGCCTATTCGGTCCCTTTTCTGGCTCTGGAACATCGGAATCTTGAGAAAAAACCGAACAGTGCAACCGAGCTGGGGCGCGTTTTTAAGCGGACAAGTGCCATGATGAGCAGCCAGGCCAGTGACTATCGAATTTACCCGCCAACCGAGCAACCGTCGATCTTCATCAGTTCGCCAGTCATCCATCAAGGCCTCTACTTGGGAGCTGTGATACTTTCGCTCGATAACGAGAAACTGAAAGAGAAACTCTCCGGCCTCGAAGGTCTCGGAGAAAATGCCGACATCATGCTCACCTCCAGAGTTGGTGACGAAATTCTCTTCCTGACAGACTTACGGGGAAACCCCAACTCGGCCTTCAGCTTAACCATTCCTTACGAACCAGCCGAAGGTGAAGAACTGACACCGGTTCAACGCTCTGTCCGTGGTCAAAGTGGCGGAGCGCTGACAAAAGACTTCGAGGGTAATGAAGTAATCGCACTTTGGGACTACCTGCCCAATCTCCGCATCGGCTTGGCTGTAAAAGTAGACAAAGACGAGGTCTTCGCACCAGTGAATCGTCTGCTGCGTATCAACATCATCGTGGCCCTCATCACTGTGCTGATCGTGGCGATCGTCGCCATCATGCTGTCGAGAAGCATTACGCATCCCATCAACATGCTGACTCAGGCAGCTAATAACCTCGCTGAAGGTGACTTGCGCGGAGAAATCCCATGCCGAGGGCGAAACGAAGTCGGGCAGCTGGCCAATGCAACCCGAACCATGTCGCGCAACCTCAAGTCACTCGTTGGCAAGGTCAAGGTAACCGGGTCGGAGATCACCAAGACAGCCCAGTTTGTCTCAACCAACGCCCAGGAGCAGGTCAACTCCGCTCAACAGACGGGAACCTCTGCCATCGAGGTCAACACGACGGCAAAACAGATTTCGACGACATCCAAGGAGCTGGCCAACACCATGACCGAGGTCAATGACGTTACCCAGGAGATCGCCCTCAAAGCGGAATCCGACCTAGACGTCCTTGCTGCGATTCAGGAGTCCATGAGTAAGCTGGACAAAGCCAACGTTTCTATTTCCGGACAACTCGAACGCATTCAAAAACGGGCCAACGGAATTACTGGAATCATTGTCACAATGACCAAGGTTGCGGATCAGACCAACCTGCTCTCCCTCAACGCCTCAATCGAGGCACGTAAAGCCGGTCAGTACGGGCGCGGGTTTTCGGTCGTTGCGGCAGAGATCCGGCGGTTGGCTGACCAGGCGGCGGCTTCGACTCTGGAAATTGAAGGCAGCGTCAAGGATATGCTTGGAGCCGTACAAACCGGCGTTGGCGAAGTCCGGGGGTTTTCTTCACAGGTCAGCCAAAGCATTGAAGAGATCACCGCGATCAGTGGCCGACTGACCGAAGTGATCCAGCAAGTCCAGGGGCTTCCTCCACGCTTTGATCAGATCCTGGAAGGGATGCACAGTCAGTCCGAAGGTGCTGAACAAATCAATCAAGCCATGGGCCAACTGTCCGATTCAGCACAACATACCGTTTCAGCAGTCAAAGAAACCCATCGCATGCTTAGCAGCCTGCGTCGTAGTGCGGAAGTTTTGGACGCCGAGATATCGCGCTTCAAAACTTAA
- a CDS encoding ExbD/TolR family protein, which produces MEQTVSSGLRPLGLQQALSVPERRIDFVPLFDVLLLGFMFFMLGSRFVFAPGISIELPQSAQQTLGGIPTLDVLTVKNDNFLIFQGTKYSLDGLELFLASDLWEQPPADSYLLLKADQSVDLQTFVSISQMAKTAGYAGVQLAVKDPGEESRSGLDETSSNLLFP; this is translated from the coding sequence ATGGAGCAAACCGTTTCCTCAGGATTAAGGCCATTGGGGCTGCAACAGGCGTTGAGTGTTCCAGAGCGTCGAATCGACTTTGTACCGCTATTCGACGTGCTGCTTCTGGGGTTCATGTTCTTTATGCTGGGGTCACGTTTTGTTTTTGCTCCCGGTATCTCCATTGAGCTTCCTCAGTCTGCTCAGCAGACGCTTGGTGGTATTCCGACTCTCGATGTTTTGACGGTTAAAAATGATAATTTCCTCATTTTTCAAGGGACGAAATACAGCCTCGATGGGCTTGAGCTATTTCTTGCATCTGACTTGTGGGAACAACCGCCAGCCGATTCTTACCTCTTGTTGAAGGCGGACCAGTCCGTTGACTTACAGACTTTTGTTAGCATTTCCCAGATGGCAAAAACAGCTGGTTATGCTGGTGTTCAATTGGCTGTGAAAGATCCTGGTGAAGAATCCCGTTCAGGCCTTGATGAAACGTCGAGCAACTTACTATTTCCATGA
- a CDS encoding ribonuclease HII → MPETRSALWLHDCSVIEDRHSLVGVDEAGRGSLAGPVMAAAVYCEKAFFESREAASEAVAINDSKQVKPEDREQMAVIILGWRDAGLIRAFWAAGSVDEIAEHNILGATRLAMKRSLEGLDITLPGMDVDLPLFQDEQNSNPDILVDGRPLKPFPYKHTGLVKGDGKSFCIAAASILAKVHRDRLMAELCQKYPQYGFSRHKGYATNQHCNAIREVGPCPEHRELFLRKIVGESEKAEVRRNR, encoded by the coding sequence ATGCCTGAAACACGATCAGCTCTCTGGCTCCATGATTGTTCGGTGATAGAGGATAGACACTCGCTGGTTGGAGTTGATGAAGCGGGTCGTGGCTCTCTGGCTGGCCCGGTTATGGCGGCTGCCGTTTATTGCGAAAAGGCATTCTTTGAGAGTCGTGAAGCAGCCTCTGAAGCAGTTGCCATTAATGACTCCAAACAAGTGAAACCAGAGGATCGAGAGCAGATGGCAGTCATCATTCTCGGTTGGCGCGATGCGGGATTGATACGTGCTTTCTGGGCGGCGGGTTCTGTCGATGAAATTGCTGAACATAATATTCTGGGAGCAACACGATTGGCGATGAAACGCTCTTTGGAGGGTCTTGATATTACGCTTCCAGGAATGGATGTGGACTTACCCCTGTTTCAGGATGAACAGAATTCCAATCCCGACATTCTAGTGGATGGTCGCCCATTGAAACCTTTTCCTTACAAGCATACAGGGCTGGTCAAAGGAGATGGTAAGAGCTTTTGCATCGCCGCTGCTTCCATTCTGGCCAAGGTGCACCGGGATCGACTTATGGCAGAGCTATGTCAGAAGTATCCCCAGTATGGCTTTTCACGCCACAAAGGCTATGCGACCAATCAGCACTGTAATGCGATTCGAGAAGTCGGACCTTGCCCGGAGCATCGTGAACTATTTCTACGAAAGATTGTTGGAGAGAGTGAGAAGGCAGAAGTAAGAAGGAATAGGTAA
- a CDS encoding urea ABC transporter substrate-binding protein → MVHRNIQQLYAVWLILTAALLLVGCDGKSSVAKQKVKVGVLHSQTGTMRDSEKPVLDATLMAIDEINEKNLIPGIYIEAVVEDGASNPKTFARKAEKLIRDDKVVAIFGGWTSASRKAIKPIVERYDSILLYPVQYEGVEESPNIIYLGAAPNQQIIPAVYWAMKDMGKKRFFLVGSDYIFPHTANEIIKDQLRALGGEVVGESYIPLGSKKVEATIDQIVEAKPDIILNTLNGDTNKAFFQQLRDAGINSDEIPTISFSIGENEVKKIGARNIAGDYLSWNYFQSIDTPENKEWVRQFGERYGENRVTSDPMEAAYSGVYLWASSAFDAEHAVEEGIFEGQCSADGVRAHISGQSFKAPSGLVFIHPENHHLYKTVRIGKIGSDGQIRIVWTSDVAVRPEPYPVFRTAESWKDFVATLNREWGGSWSAPAN, encoded by the coding sequence ATGGTTCATCGCAACATACAACAACTCTATGCGGTCTGGTTGATCCTGACTGCGGCATTGCTGTTGGTCGGTTGTGATGGGAAATCCAGTGTGGCCAAGCAAAAGGTCAAAGTTGGTGTCTTACACTCGCAGACTGGCACGATGAGAGATTCGGAAAAGCCAGTTCTTGACGCGACCTTGATGGCTATCGACGAGATTAATGAGAAGAACCTGATACCAGGTATTTACATCGAAGCCGTCGTTGAAGATGGCGCCTCCAATCCAAAAACCTTTGCCCGCAAAGCTGAGAAACTGATACGGGACGACAAAGTTGTCGCAATTTTCGGAGGTTGGACTTCTGCCAGCCGCAAAGCGATTAAGCCAATTGTAGAGCGCTATGACAGTATTTTGCTTTATCCTGTGCAATACGAAGGCGTGGAAGAGTCACCCAATATCATTTATCTGGGTGCCGCCCCAAACCAGCAAATCATTCCTGCAGTTTACTGGGCGATGAAGGACATGGGTAAAAAGCGTTTCTTTCTGGTTGGTTCAGACTACATTTTTCCACATACGGCCAACGAAATTATCAAGGATCAGCTGAGAGCACTTGGCGGCGAGGTGGTTGGAGAATCTTACATTCCACTCGGAAGCAAAAAAGTAGAAGCAACTATTGATCAAATCGTCGAAGCCAAACCGGATATCATCCTCAACACCCTCAATGGTGATACCAACAAGGCCTTTTTTCAACAGCTCCGCGATGCCGGGATAAATTCCGATGAGATACCCACAATATCTTTCAGTATTGGCGAAAATGAAGTGAAGAAAATCGGTGCACGCAACATAGCAGGAGATTACCTCTCATGGAATTACTTTCAATCCATTGACACTCCGGAGAACAAGGAATGGGTTCGCCAGTTTGGGGAACGATATGGAGAGAACCGGGTCACCTCCGACCCAATGGAAGCCGCTTATTCCGGAGTCTATCTGTGGGCAAGCTCAGCCTTCGATGCAGAACATGCTGTCGAAGAGGGTATTTTCGAAGGCCAATGCAGTGCCGATGGAGTCCGGGCACATATCAGTGGCCAGAGTTTCAAAGCCCCAAGTGGATTAGTCTTCATCCATCCCGAGAATCACCACCTTTATAAAACAGTGAGAATTGGAAAAATCGGTTCTGATGGACAAATCAGAATTGTATGGACCTCTGACGTTGCAGTAAGACCGGAACCCTACCCAGTCTTCCGCACAGCAGAATCCTGGAAAGACTTCGTTGCCACGCTGAACCGCGAATGGGGCGGTTCCTGGTCAGCTCCAGCAAACTAG
- a CDS encoding DUF374 domain-containing protein — translation MSDEPQKRSVEKVSGWKLLALFPLAMLTRLWTATLRMEATPEFRRFLADDRPQVFLLWHNRLFVIAEINRRFRRKHSGRQMHGLISASKDGAWLAAFFQLVGIRAIRGSSSWRAAEALRETVRVVTDDGDIGITPDGPRGPCYNFQAGALLVAKKANVPAVIFGIEFANAKRLGSWDGFYLPRPFSKVKLSAERYDTYDALLKSCRNGEKPAKALEALLKETNRDTTPHPRENAGTESA, via the coding sequence ATGAGCGATGAGCCCCAAAAACGCAGTGTTGAAAAAGTTTCCGGTTGGAAGCTGCTAGCATTGTTTCCTTTGGCAATGCTCACCCGCCTCTGGACGGCAACCCTTAGAATGGAGGCAACTCCGGAGTTCCGTCGCTTTCTCGCTGATGACCGGCCTCAGGTCTTTTTACTCTGGCACAATCGCCTATTTGTAATTGCGGAAATCAATCGACGTTTCCGCCGAAAGCATAGCGGGCGCCAAATGCATGGCCTGATCAGTGCAAGCAAAGACGGCGCCTGGCTGGCTGCCTTCTTCCAACTTGTCGGCATCCGCGCTATCCGCGGATCAAGTAGCTGGCGTGCAGCCGAAGCTCTTCGAGAAACCGTACGTGTCGTCACAGACGATGGGGACATTGGGATTACACCCGATGGCCCACGTGGCCCCTGCTACAACTTTCAAGCTGGAGCCCTTCTAGTCGCAAAAAAAGCAAACGTCCCCGCAGTTATCTTCGGGATTGAATTTGCAAATGCGAAGCGCCTTGGAAGTTGGGACGGGTTTTATCTCCCACGTCCCTTTTCCAAAGTGAAACTGTCGGCTGAGCGATACGACACCTATGATGCGTTACTCAAAAGCTGTCGCAACGGAGAGAAGCCCGCAAAAGCACTTGAAGCACTCTTAAAGGAAACCAATCGCGATACGACACCGCACCCGCGAGAAAACGCAGGAACCGAATCGGCCTAA
- a CDS encoding pyridoxine 5'-phosphate synthase, which yields MKSPILLGVNIDHSATVRQARYREHPLDRGGVVEPDPVAIALEAQRAGADAITMHLREDRRHIVDSDVYRMKEMIQVPLNLEMAATDEMTKVAQEVKPATVLLVPEGRAEVTTEGGLDVVGNRERVSEVIEAMKASGIPVSLFIDAIPEQIDLSAELGATFVELHTGNFAHAWGTPQFDSELDVLKHGAIRAHEAGLKVNAGHGINYTNIRLARTIPWIYEMNIGHSIIARALFSGIGNAVREMKSLMNS from the coding sequence ATGAAGTCACCGATTCTTCTTGGTGTTAATATTGACCATAGTGCGACGGTTCGCCAGGCACGTTATCGTGAGCATCCACTTGATCGTGGGGGTGTGGTGGAGCCTGATCCAGTTGCAATTGCACTGGAAGCGCAACGGGCTGGTGCCGATGCGATTACCATGCATTTGCGCGAGGATCGCCGACACATTGTCGATAGTGATGTCTACCGGATGAAGGAGATGATTCAAGTGCCACTGAATCTTGAAATGGCGGCAACCGATGAGATGACAAAAGTTGCCCAAGAGGTAAAGCCAGCCACCGTGCTTCTGGTCCCGGAAGGGCGGGCCGAGGTGACAACAGAAGGCGGCCTGGATGTGGTCGGTAATCGGGAGCGTGTATCAGAAGTTATAGAAGCGATGAAAGCCAGTGGCATTCCGGTTAGCTTGTTCATTGATGCGATTCCGGAGCAGATCGATCTTTCTGCAGAGCTTGGAGCAACTTTTGTAGAATTGCATACGGGTAATTTTGCTCATGCCTGGGGAACGCCACAGTTTGATTCTGAATTGGATGTTCTCAAGCACGGGGCTATTCGCGCGCATGAAGCAGGCCTGAAGGTAAATGCAGGCCACGGGATAAACTATACAAACATTCGTCTGGCCCGTACCATTCCGTGGATTTATGAGATGAATATCGGACATAGCATTATTGCACGCGCTCTTTTTTCAGGGATCGGAAACGCTGTTCGTGAGATGAAATCTTTAATGAATTCATAG
- a CDS encoding sulfite exporter TauE/SafE family protein, with amino-acid sequence MLQDVLQPLLSQPVVWFCLPVTCFAAFLMGFTRSAFGGGGFVVSPLILLGLGGRNGLAVLAPIMIFSGLMSAWQHRKEIEWPILNPLLYSAIFGTTIGGLILWGIMAAGNLESIDHRVEIVVGGLTLLYVLLISLRDKIAKGGPNRTPHWWESFSIGSAVGISQTVANSGSPLLTVFFLRFHIPKERFVAAQVLYLLAQNIAKLVPFILLGILHFGNFGTSIILLPLVAIGGWAGQIGYKRFSEKAFFGLYICALILGFIASVILIVGRMKLLDLL; translated from the coding sequence ATGCTTCAAGACGTGCTACAACCACTGCTTTCCCAGCCTGTTGTCTGGTTCTGTTTGCCGGTGACCTGCTTTGCGGCATTTTTAATGGGATTCACCCGAAGTGCTTTCGGCGGTGGCGGCTTTGTGGTGTCTCCACTCATTCTACTGGGACTCGGAGGCAGAAATGGTCTCGCTGTACTCGCTCCCATCATGATTTTTTCCGGACTGATGAGTGCCTGGCAGCATCGCAAGGAAATCGAATGGCCTATCCTGAACCCGCTACTCTATTCAGCAATATTCGGAACCACCATTGGTGGGCTTATCCTTTGGGGAATCATGGCTGCCGGAAATCTCGAATCAATTGATCATCGCGTAGAGATCGTCGTTGGTGGACTCACCCTGTTGTATGTCCTTCTGATTTCACTCCGCGATAAGATTGCCAAAGGCGGACCGAATCGAACTCCTCACTGGTGGGAAAGTTTCTCAATTGGGTCAGCGGTGGGAATCAGCCAAACCGTGGCCAACTCAGGCAGTCCATTACTTACAGTCTTTTTCCTTCGCTTCCACATCCCCAAAGAGCGCTTCGTCGCGGCCCAGGTCCTATACCTTTTAGCGCAGAACATTGCCAAGCTGGTTCCGTTCATCCTGCTTGGCATCCTGCATTTCGGCAACTTTGGAACGTCGATTATCCTCCTGCCATTAGTCGCGATTGGAGGATGGGCAGGACAGATTGGCTACAAGCGCTTCAGCGAGAAAGCTTTCTTCGGCCTCTATATCTGCGCCCTGATACTTGGCTTTATCGCAAGTGTCATCCTAATCGTCGGGCGAATGAAACTGCTGGATTTGCTTTGA